The stretch of DNA GCTCGCCCAGGGCGCCGGTGGTGGCGCCGACGGCGATGCCCCCGGCCATACCACCGAACAGCCAGCCCAGGGCGTGGCCACGCCGCTGGTAGGGCACCAGGTCCCCGATGAGTGCCAGGGAGATCGGTACGACGCCGCTGGCGCCGATCGCGGTGGCCAGCCGCATCCCGATGAACGCCCCGGCGCTGCCGGCCAACGCGGTTGCGGCGGCCAGCACGGTGAGGGCGGCCAGTGAGCCGAGGATGACCGGACGGCGCCCGAGGTGTTCGGAGACCGGTCCCCACACCAGCACCATCGCTCCGTAGGGGATCAGGTAGGCGGGCACGGCCAGCCCAACAAGGTCGGGCGAGGCGTGGAAGACCTCGGCCAGCCGCGGGATCAGCGGCGCGACCATGAAGATCTGCGCGAAGATCACAAACGCCGCGGCGGTCAGTAGCGCCAGCATCCCGCGCGGAGCAGCGGGCTTTGTCAGTTGCTCAGACACGTCATTTCCTGTGCGACAAGTCCAGGGCGCTGCCCCCGAACCGGTGATGTGCGGTCAAATCCGGTGTTGCCGTGGCCAATCAGGTCACGGTTTGCTCGGAGAACTCCTGGCCTGCTGCGCTGCGGGCGCGACCGACGCTGGCGATGGCGCTGATCAGCAGCGAGGGGCGCGTGCCGAAGGAGTTGAGGAAGATCGTGGTCACGCTGGCGGCCATGGCCACCATGGCCCACACCGGGGAAATCAGCCCGGTAGAGGCCAGCGGGATGCCGAGGCCGTTGAAGGTGAACGCCAAGCCCACGTTGGTGCGGGTGCGCCGGTAGGCCCGGGCACTAATCGCACGAGCATCGAGCACCGCGGTGACCTCGTCGCGCAGCAGGACGACGTCGGCGGATTCCACGGCGATGTCGGTGCCGCCACCGGCGGCCACGCCCACGTCAGCCTGCATCAGCGCGGGGGCGTCGTTGATCCCATCGCCGACCATGGCCACCCGGGTGCCGTCGGCCTGCAACTCGCGCACGATCGCGGCCTTGCCCTCCGGGCGCACCCCGGCATGAACTTCGGTGACGCCGATCTGATCGGCGACGTGGCGTGCGGCGCGCTGGTTGTCGCCGGTGACCAACACCGGCTGCATCCCGGCGCGGCGCATGGCCGTGACCGCCTCGGCGGCGTCGGGCCGCACCTGGTCGCCCAGTGCGATCGCACCCCGCAGCACCTGGTCGGCGGCCACCGCGATCACTGTGTGCCCGGCGGCTTCCTGCTCGGCGATCCAGTCCGACAACCCCGCCAGGCCCACGCCGCTGTCGGGGAGCAATCCTGGGCGGCCCACTACGACGTGCTGGCCGTCGACGGTGGCGCGCACGCCGGAGCCGGTCATCGACTCGAAATCGTGCGCCTGCGCCACGGTCAGTCCCGCGTCCTCGGCGGCGACCACGACAGCGCGGGCGAGGGGATGTTCGGAGTGGTGCTCTGCCGCGGCGGCCAACGCCAGCACGGCGGCCGTGTCGCCGTCGGTGGAGGCGACGGCCCGCACGGTGGGGCGGCCTTCGGTGACGGTGCCCGTCTTGTCCAGCACGATGCGGCGTACCAGCCGGAAAGTCTGGAATGCCTCGCCGGTGCGCATGACGATGCCCCGGTCGGCGGCGTGCCCGGTGCCGCGCACGATCGCCAGCGGTGCCGCGATGCCCACCGCGCAGGGGTAGCCCATCACCAGCACCCCGAGCGCGGCGAACACCGCCCGGTGCACATCCGGCTGCCCGGAGACCGCCCAACTCGCGCCGAGCCAGGCCAGCAGCGCCACGGCAGCGACGATGAGCACTGTGGGCGTGTAGACGCGCAGCACCCTGTCAACGAGGTGCAGGATGCCGGGCTTGAGCGCCCGGGAGTCCTCCACATGGCGCACCACTTGAGCCAGGAAGCCTTCCGCTCCAGTGGCGGTGACCTCGATCAGCAGGCTGCCGGTGCCGTTGATCGCCCCGCCCACGACCTCCTCGCCCGGCCCGCGCTCGGCCGGGACCGGTTCCCCGGTGACCAGCGAAAAATCGACCGCTGAGGAGCCGGAGCTGATGCGCCCGTCCAGCGGAATGCGCTCACCCGGCCGCACCCGCACCAGCTGGCCCACCTCGACCTGCTCGACGGGCACCTCGGACTCGCCGGAGTCG from Saccharopolyspora sp. SCSIO 74807 encodes:
- a CDS encoding cation-translocating P-type ATPase, encoding MSTAVEERPQLWASEPSTTPGQRRIRARISGLHCSLCTGTIEKALGRMDGVGTVSVSLTHEQALVDYDPGIVEPEQILGTLRDIGYELYDPRKLRAFEDEERDLLREGQRLFTAIGVSLPAMVQIAEGWWTIACATLLVGALALVFSILRPTGQGRAAGWAAAVAAPGALALAARFSGLLAPPVNGWIAAGLAGVMVFGVAPHILRMAYQSARRGILNQHVLLEIGAFAGITGGIVGLTGVLADYPTAEFFAVAAIVATYHIFSEWLSLLVKTRSSQSIKKLLDLQPDLARLATDSGESEVPVEQVEVGQLVRVRPGERIPLDGRISSGSSAVDFSLVTGEPVPAERGPGEEVVGGAINGTGSLLIEVTATGAEGFLAQVVRHVEDSRALKPGILHLVDRVLRVYTPTVLIVAAVALLAWLGASWAVSGQPDVHRAVFAALGVLVMGYPCAVGIAAPLAIVRGTGHAADRGIVMRTGEAFQTFRLVRRIVLDKTGTVTEGRPTVRAVASTDGDTAAVLALAAAAEHHSEHPLARAVVVAAEDAGLTVAQAHDFESMTGSGVRATVDGQHVVVGRPGLLPDSGVGLAGLSDWIAEQEAAGHTVIAVAADQVLRGAIALGDQVRPDAAEAVTAMRRAGMQPVLVTGDNQRAARHVADQIGVTEVHAGVRPEGKAAIVRELQADGTRVAMVGDGINDAPALMQADVGVAAGGGTDIAVESADVVLLRDEVTAVLDARAISARAYRRTRTNVGLAFTFNGLGIPLASTGLISPVWAMVAMAASVTTIFLNSFGTRPSLLISAIASVGRARSAAGQEFSEQTVT